From Mya arenaria isolate MELC-2E11 chromosome 1, ASM2691426v1, a single genomic window includes:
- the LOC128224296 gene encoding SCO-spondin-like — protein sequence MSFLTNHPLLSDCKVSEWTNWTPCNVLCGIGTQIRERVITAGEPGICGDLDFVEEQICFRSDCTCEPPQVWKNDSLCHSQTCEDMLIDASCSDQLLPACVCPEDMYLKDGECVVIADCYTCVVDGDVKKSGEIWSPTGTCDVCQCVMGEVQCERVMEEPVCEEGEEITYDDGPCCPRCQPIPPTCQLRNKTETINYENCRSTSELTYSYCAGSCGESKSKPHLTLSNGDPPSTDNECSCCQGIPGGNQEVEMRCENADGTVETVVAFMPTLTACLCDMCG from the exons ATGTCGTTTCTCACAAACCATCCACTTCTTTCAGATTGTAAGGTTAGCGAGTGGACTAACTGGACGCCGTGTAACGTGCTCTGCGGTATCGGAACACAGATACGGGAACGTGTGATCACCGCTGGTGAACCCGGCATCTGTGGTGACCTTGACTTTGTCGAAGAACAGATCTGCTTCAGAAGCGACTGCA CGTGTGAACCTCCACAAGTATGGAAGAACGACTCGCTGTGCCATTCGCAAACATGTGAAGATATGCTGATCGACGCGTCCTGCTCAGACCAGCTGCTGCCTGCCTGCGTGTGCCCCGAGGATATGTACCTGAAAGACGGAGAATGTGTTGTCATAGCGGACTGTTACACGTGTGTGGTGGACGGGGATGTGAAGAAG aGCGGAGAAATCTGGTCGCCGACCGGAACATGTGACGTCTGCCAGTGTGTAATGGGAGAAGTTCAGTGCGAACGAGTCATGGAGGAACCCGTGTGTGAA GAAGGAGAGGAGATCACTTATGACGACGGCCCCTGCTGTCCGAGGTGCCAGCCAATTCCTCCCACCTGCCAACTTCGAAACAAAACGGAGACCATTAACTACGAGAACTGCCGCTCCACCTCCGAGCTCACATACAGCTACTGCGCCGGCTCGTGCGGCGAGAGCAAGTCTAAGCCACATCTGACTCTGTCGAACGGGGATCCGCCTTCAACG GACAACGAATGTAGTTGTTGCCAGGGTATTCCCGGAGGAAACCAGGAGGTCGAAATGCGTTGCGAGAACGCCGACGGAACTGTGGAAACCGTGGTCGCCTTCATGCCGACGCTAACAGCATGTCTATGTGACATGTGCGGGTAG